The DNA sequence AAATGTATATAAAGAATTCTTTAAAGAACCTTTATCTCATGTGTCACATGAACTTTTACATACTACTTTTGAATCTAAACATGATATGTTAGGATTAGATAAAGATAGTGATGTAAGTGATATAGGTTAATTAATACTTTAAATTAAGGGTTCTATGGTTATGTTATTTGTTTTAAAACAAATAACATAACCATATCACCTTAGTTTTTTAAATATAGTAGTTAGTATATAAATATAATATTTAAAAAAGACTTTTTTAAATATTATATTTGGGTATTAATTATTTAATAATCAAAATCGAGGTGAATATATGAATGTCAAGGCAATAATAGAAAAGCTTTATGAAACAAATAATGCAAGTGACGAAGAATTATTATATTTATTAAATAATATAGATGAGGATTCAAAAGAACTTTTAATTAAAAGAGCCCATGAAACTCGAATGAGAGTTTATGGAAATAAGGTTTACATGAGAGGACTTATAGAACTTACAAGCTTTTGTACAAAAGATTGCTTATATTGTGGACTTAGAAGACATAACAATAATGCTGAAAGATATAGATTAACAAAAGAAGAAGTACTAGAGTGTGTTAGAAAAGGTGACAAGTTAGGATATAAAACTTTTGTCTTACAAGGTGGAGAAGATGCTTACTTTACTGATGATAAAATTATAGAAATAATTAAAGCCATAAAAAATGAATTTCCAAATAATGCAATAACTTTATCGCTAGGAGAAAGAAGTTATGAATCCTATAAAAAACTATATGAAGCAGGTGCAGATAGATATTTATTAAGACATGAAAGTGCAAGTAAAGCTTTATATGAAAGTATACATCCTGGAGAGCCTTTTGAGAAAAGACGACATTGTTTGAAAAATCTAAAAGAAATTGGATATCAATCAGGGGCTGGATTTATGGTTGGAATACCAAATCAAACTAATGAGGATTTAGTAAATGACCTAAGGTTTGTAAAAGAATTTGAACCAGCTATGTGTGGAATAGGGCCCTTTATACCTCACAAGGATACACCGCTTAGAGAATTTGAACATGGAAGTTTAGAAAAAACGGTAATATGTTTAAGTTTAAT is a window from the Paraclostridium sordellii genome containing:
- the hydE gene encoding [FeFe] hydrogenase H-cluster radical SAM maturase HydE, whose translation is MNVKAIIEKLYETNNASDEELLYLLNNIDEDSKELLIKRAHETRMRVYGNKVYMRGLIELTSFCTKDCLYCGLRRHNNNAERYRLTKEEVLECVRKGDKLGYKTFVLQGGEDAYFTDDKIIEIIKAIKNEFPNNAITLSLGERSYESYKKLYEAGADRYLLRHESASKALYESIHPGEPFEKRRHCLKNLKEIGYQSGAGFMVGIPNQTNEDLVNDLRFVKEFEPAMCGIGPFIPHKDTPLREFEHGSLEKTVICLSLIRLLLPNVLLPATTALSSIDQSGREQGLKAGGNVIMPNLSPMSVRRKYSLYDNKAYILDEDAEYRTMIEKKINEAGFEVEVSRGDNPEFRK